Proteins from one Ipomoea triloba cultivar NCNSP0323 chromosome 1, ASM357664v1 genomic window:
- the LOC116007105 gene encoding protein FAR1-RELATED SEQUENCE 5-like, which translates to MVRTTSRSEGENSFFGRYFSPTATLVEFFSHFDSAIDVQRHIHLKLNADLSIKACGDIITYDIKEDDVRLFTVHYNRTDNSATCSCSKFQRVGMLCRHIFMVYKDARIDNIPVAYIVARWTRGVCLPQVFGVNGQTVDLTAPKDGSKTLINQLWTEIHAWVSLAKTDTVRVR; encoded by the exons ATGGTACGGACTACATCTCGGTCAGAAGGGGAAAATAGCTTCTTTGGTAGGTACTTTAGTCCAACAGCTACCTTGGTTGAGTTCTTCAGTCACTTTGACTCTGCAATCGATGTACAACGACATATACATTTGAAGTTAAATGCGGATT TGTCCATTAAAGCATGTGGGGACATTATTACGTATGACATTAAGGAAGACGATGTCCGTCTGTTTACTGTGCATTACAATAGAACAGACAACAGTGCAACATGTAGTTGTTCAAAGTTCCAGAGGGTAGGGATGCTGTGCCGACACATTTTTATGGTCTACAAAGATGCTCGGATAGATAACATCCCTGTTGCTTACATTGTTGCCCGTTGGACTCGGGGTGTTTGCCTGCCTCAAGTGTTTGGCGTGAACGGACAAACGGTCGATTTGACAGCACCTAAAGACGGCTCCAAGACTCTTATCAACCAACTATGGACAGAGATTCATGCATGGGTTAGTTTAGCCAAGACCGATACTGTTCGTGTTAGGTAG